A stretch of the Solanum dulcamara chromosome 6, daSolDulc1.2, whole genome shotgun sequence genome encodes the following:
- the LOC129891774 gene encoding F-box/FBD/LRR-repeat protein At1g13570-like, whose amino-acid sequence MMPPKGIEHCRSLMPDVLSNLPHNVIDVILMLLPCKDAVRTSVLSKEWRYHWCRLTGLTLDRSLWKTTKHLLNPTVRFREIIYQLLTLHEGPITEFTLDVVRLESCPEIDNFVFFLRNHIQHLVLHLPVRKLYKLPSSLFTCSQLRHLDLHYCSIDHLSSFQGFDKLISLELCGISISSELLESLISHCPLLEQLLLSISKDLDRIEINAPMLRLFSFIGDISSVCLKNVPRLVNVSLVGDSVQAENLDFAKIFESCFALEHLSFDICDLGFVAGEGYEAPTRLPFNLNNVKRFCLTDILLVESYKLSYALCLIRSFPYLEYLEMQFVDDDDSDSDSDTEESLDLKSLSNLTFDHLGEVKLECFIGRTSELQFIKHLLANSPVLERMLINREFLDQEPLDTREEIFSEISNFPRASPEAEIVFKDLSRS is encoded by the exons ATGATGCCTCCTAAGGGAATAGAGCATTGCCGAAGTTTAATGCCTGACGTCCTTAGCAACCTTCCCCATAATGTAATCGATGTCATTCTGATGCTTTTGCCTTGTAAAGATGCTGTGAGGACAAGTGTTTTATCAAAGGAATGGAGATATCACTGGTGTAGACTTACAGGGTTAACTCTTGATAGATCTCTTTGGAAAACAACAAAGCATTTACTAAACCCTACAGTTAGATTTAGGGAGATCATCTACCAGCTTTTGACTCTTCATGAAGGACCCATTACTGAGTTTACCCTCGATGTTGTTCGTCTAGAAAGTTGTCCTGAGATTGACAACTTCGTATTTTTCCTCAGGAATCACATTCAACATCTTGTTCTTCACCTTCCAGTTAGAAAGCTATACAAATTGCCTTCTTCACTTTTCACATGTTCGCAGCTGAGACATCTAGATCTTCATTATTGCTCGATAGATCATTTATCTTCCTTTCAAGGATTTGATAAGTTAATCAGCCTGGAACTATGTGGAATCTCAATTTCTTCTGAATTGCTGGAAAGTTTAATATCTCATTGCCCCTTGCTTGAGCAATTGCTGCTGTCTATCTCAAAAGATTTAGACAGGATTGAAATTAATGCCCCTATGCTGAGATTGTTCAGTTTCATAGGTGATATAAGTTCTGTCTGCCTAAAGAATGTCCCTCGTCTGGTAAACGTATCTCTGGTAGGTGACAGTGTGCAGGCAGAGAATCTTGATTTTGCAAAGATTTTTGAGTCTTGTTTTGCTCTCGAGCACCTCAGCTTTGACATCTGTGATTTGGGG TTCGTTGCTGGAGAAGGATATGAAGCACCAACAAGGCTTCCCTTTAATCTTAACAATGTCAAACGATTTTGCCTGACTGACATTTTGCTGGTGGAATCATATAAGCTCTCATATGCTCTTTGCTTGATAAGAAGCTTCccatatttggaatatctcgaaaTGCAG tttgttgatgatgatgatagcGATAGTGATAGTGATACCGAAGAATCCCTTGATCTCAAAAGTTTGTCAAACCTGACATTTGATCACCTTGGGGAAGTTAAGCTAGAATGCTTTATAGGAAGAACGTCTGAATTGCAGTTTATCAAGCATTTGTTAGCCAACTCCCCCGTGTTAGAGAGAATGCTAATCAATCGAGAGTTTCTAGATCAGGAACCTCTTGACACAAGAGAAGAAATATTCAGTGAGATCTCAAATTTTCCGCGTGCGTCACCTGAAGCTGAAATAGTCTTCAAAGATTTAAGCAGATCTTGA
- the LOC129891851 gene encoding uncharacterized protein LOC129891851, whose amino-acid sequence MGFGARWIRWIRHCIGTVRFSILVNRVPTGFFSSQRGLRQGDPLSPFLFILAMEGVSNIINTAKGKGWIKGFQAGDLSNLEITHLQYADDTVVAKQILILRVIFVIFEVVSDLHINWGKSFIYPINSVLNIDDLFSKLRGKVGELSTTFLGMPLGAKSKSKGIWNKVLEKCEKRLTGRATTGHCGYMWTGQGWNLFLRRNLHDWETDKVADFQHSVGSFSNLAEKDLLIWKNDVNSE is encoded by the exons ATGGGGTTTGGGGCCAGGTGGATTAGATGGATAAGGCATTGTATTGGCACTGTCAGGTTCTCTATACTCGTTAATAGAGTACCCACTGGCTTCTTCTCTTCTCAGAGAGGCCTGAGACAGGGAGACCCTCTTTCCCCATTTTTGTTCATCTTAGCTATGGAAGGAGTGAGTAACATTATTAATACAGCAAAGGGGAAGGGGTGGATCAAGGGGTTCCAAGCAGGAGACCTATCTAATTTGGAGATAACTCATCTACAATATGCAGATGACACTGTGGTGGCAAAACAAATTCTGATATTGAGggttatttttgtcatttttgaaGTTGTCTCTGATCTCCACATAAACTGGGGAAAAAGCTTCATCTATCCTATCAACAGTGTGCTTAATATAGATGATTTGTTCAGTAAACTAAGAGGCAAGGTTGGGGAGCTTTCAACTACTTTTCTAGGCATGCCTTTGGGAGCTAAAAGCAAATCCAAAGGCATATGGAATAAGGTCCTGGAGAAATGTGAAAAGAGACTAACTGGAAGAGCCA CAACAGGCCACTGTGGCTACATGTGGACTGGACAAGGATGGAATTTGTTCCTAAGGAGGAACCTTCATGACTGGGAGACAGACAAAGTGGCAGATTTTCAACATTCAGTAGGCTCATTTAGCAACCTCGCTGAAAAGGACTTGCTGATTTGGAAGAATGACGTCAATTCTGAGTAA